ATAGGCAAATAACCGTCATCCCCGCTATATTCTCCTTAACGAATGCACAAATGTGCGGACGTTAAATATCAATCTCCTCAAAAAACGAGAAGCTTTTGTTGGGTTCTTGTTTGTCGGCGTAAGGTTTCCTCCTCTTTTCCTTACGCCGTTTTTTTATGCCTCGAAGAAATCTGAAACGATTCTTCGTTCGCCCTGATCATAGTTCCAAAGATACTCTCCTGTGGCGTCGACACATTTTTGACTGATGTGGTGCGGCAAAACAGAGACCAGAGGATAACCGGTTTTACCCTTATACATCGCCAGATGTTTGAGATAGTTCGCCTCCGTCAGCGCCTGAGCTCCCGTATCATTCCCGCCGATATGATCCAAATTGATCGCACGGCCGGGCGCGGATTTATACGTCACGGTATAATGCGATTTTACCCGGCCGGGCCAGTCATACTTCGGATTCATCCAGATGTCGTTGGTCCGGTTGACATCAGCAAAGGGAGCAAAGAAAATATCCGGAACATGGAATTCCATTTCCAGTTCGGGGTCAATCAGCTTGGCCGCGCGATACAGTGCTTTATGAATATGCAGCATGTCCGATTTGGTATTGTAGGACATATCAATTTTGAACTTTTTAACGCCCATTTTCTGATACCGTCCGATCACTTCCAAAGCATAGCTGAAAATATCGGCTTTCGGATTCAGCCAACGCTCTGCATTCGGCTTCACCGCTCTTCCGGCACTCCAGTTTCCGAGTATTTCCGGATACCGTTTCCCGATGATACTGTTATGATGCACCTTCGGGAAACCGATCCACAATCCAGGTGTAAAGCCGGCCTCGCTAATCATACGCATGGTTTTTTCAAAGTCAGGAAACGTTTTTGGATCCGGCTCCCATGAGCCAAACCCCGACTCCAGCGTGCCATCCGGAAAAACGCTCCAGCCGTGATCCAGCGTCAGCTTGCCTTTCGGATAATCAAACTCAATGAGTTTATCAATATAGGCTTTCACAAAATCGTGACTCAGCAGCTTGAAATGTCCCCGCCGAACCTTGCTTTGCACTTTCTGTTCCACCCAGGTGCAATACTCCACATCCGACCAGAACGCCGGATAATCTTCCAAGGGTTGGAAATTCAGTCGCTGCATCATCAAGGAATTATATTTTTTCCACGCCGCGTCGCCGCCCTTCTCCACAAAAATTTCCTGCCCCTCAGGCACCGACACCGTCAGGGTCTGTTTCCCGTCGAACGCAAACGTAGATTGTTCAAACCCGAAGGTCGTCATAAATCCGACAAACTGTCCGACAGAATCCATAATCACCGGCGATCCAGACATTCCCGAAGCATTGATTGTGAACGGATTATGTTCGAAAGGCGTGCTTATATAATAATGCCCGCCACCGCCTTTTTCCGCTGCACTGGAAAGACTGTGATACGGACAGAACAGCGGCGGCTTCATCTTGATTTGCACGCGCTCCAGTTTGCGGTCACCTTTAATGGTCGTTGCCGAGGCATAGCTGTCTTCAGATTTTTCCACCTTGGCGGCGGCCCGTACCGAGCCAGCCGTCGCCAGGCCCGCACCGGCAATCTTCATCATTGCACGTCTGTTTTCCATATGTTCACTCCTTAAATTTAATGTTCAATTGTGAGGGGGCCGGGGGAGGCAATCTGATTGCGGAAAGCAATGCGGATCGGATAGGCAAAACCGTAATCCGGCTGTTTCTTCAGGGTAATGATCATCCCGTTATCAGACGCAGTCCAGTCGAGCTCGCCTTTTGTTCCGAGCAGCGTTACCGACTTCACTCCCGAAAGATCAACACCTGCCAGAGTTTTGATGCGTGCTTTATTGCCCGGCCATTTCAGCAATGTGGCATAAAGTACGGTATTATTTTTATTTCGCGTAAACCGGATATCGTCTTCCGTCGCAATCATTTTTTTACGGCCGTGTTCATCCTTCTCAAACCACTGATTACCCACTTCACCATAAACCTCGTAAGGCCGTGTGGCATAAACCGCTTCGCCGTTAATTTTGAGCCAGCCGCCCAGCTCCCGCATCATCTTCTTCTGATCCTCAGGAAAGGTGCCGTCTGCTTTCGGTGCAAACGACAGCATCAGTACGCCGCGTTTGCTGATAATATCCATCAGCTGATCCACAATAGTATTGGTCGGTTTGATGGCCACACCGGGAACATAACTCCAGTTATGATCGTCATATACACAGTCATCTGTCTGCCAGACCATATCGCCGATTTTATCCATACCGCCGCGTTCGTAATCGCGTACCGCCGAACCCGGTTTGTACCAGCGCGATTTGTAATTCAGTACCACGCCCGGTGCTCCGTACTCACCTTTTCCCCAAGCAACAGCCTGATTGTAGTAATGCGCGCCAAATTCGCGCCGTCCCGGCTCGTATTCATCGAGCCGATGTCCCCAGTCAAAATAATAAAGATCCGGATGATACAGATCCGCCAGTTCCTTCGTGCGGTCAATCCACCGCTGCACATCCCGCGGGCTCGGCCGAATTTTATCGCGGGTACGCGCAAACCAGGCCCATCGCCCTTTGTTTTCGGTCTGCTCCTCCGGTTTCACCCGTGCGTTTTCAAGCCCCTCTTCAAGCATAATCGGGTCACCGTACAGATCCCGATTTGCCGGATCCTTTGCATCGTAACCGTTAATATGGTTCCACTGGAAAAACTGCACATTAAATGCTGTATGATTGGAGACGCCGAACTTCAGTCCCTTTTTACGCACCGCCTTTTCCACTTCGCCCACCAGGTCACGTTTCGGGCCCATATTGACCGAGTTCCATTTGGACAGTTTGGTGTCCCACAGGCAGAAACAGTCATGGTGCGCTCCCATCATCGTGAAAAATTTGGCACCGCCCATCACACAGAGATCCGCCCATTCATCCGCATCAAAGTGTTCCGCTTTGAACATCGGAATAAAATCCTTATAACCGAATGTGCCGGGATCACCATACGTTTCCCGATGGTGCCGTGCCGTCGCCAGCCCCTGATCATGCCGAGTACTTTGGCCTTCGCGCACATACATCCAGCGGCCGTACCATTCGCCCGCATGATCCCCCATAAACGCCGGTACCGAATAAACGCCCCAGTGCACCCAGAACCCCAGCTTGGCATCTTCATACCACTCCGGCGCTTCATAATTCACCAGGGATTCCCAGGTCGGTTCATATTCTTTCGCAGCACATATTCCGGATATGGAAAGTGCGGCCAGTCCTGCCGTACACCATTTGATTCGCATCATAATCTCCTAAGGTAAACGCGCATATCCGAACAGCAGTTCTCCGTGTGTATCTCTGCCGATCAGTTTTGCAGTAAAGTTGTCCGCCGTAATTTCATGGCCGCGGCCCTCGAACGTCACAATAAGTCCATCCCCCGCAGCACTGGATTTGATCCCGTTGCAACCGCGTCCGAAATTGACCGCTTCCGGCGCTCCGAAACGCAGCGATTCAAAATCCACATCTTCCAGCGGCCGGAAGCCGGGCTCCGATTTAATCAGCAGGCGTATTTTTTCCGTTTCAGCGGTAATCGGTTCACGGTTCAGAATTTCCAGACGTCGCGGCACCCGCAGCGGAACCACCACATTTTTCGAGCTGTGGTTGTCATTTGCAACATCATCATCCTTTTTGCTGTCGATCGCCGCAAAATTCATATAGGCCGCCCGGCCGAATTCATCCTGCAGAACTTTCGGCCGTTCGAGTTTATACCAGGCTTCCCGTGTTCCATCTTCATGAACCACAACATGGTTATCGTAGGCATGTCCCGGTGCCCATTTCCAGTTGACGCCGTCCGGTGAACGAAAATAGAACGCCACCCGGCCATAACAATCATTGACCACCAGATGGTACTGCACCTCATCTTTCCACACCACCGGGTCCTCCAGGTGGGCCCCGGGAATATGCGGATAAAACGACTCCGCCGTCACTTGACGGAACTGTTCATCGCCCTGGTCACTGACAAATACAAACCCCTGTTTATTAATCATCAGTACCGACCCGTCTTCGCGGGGAACATAGGTGCGGTTGGTCTCATTTCCCTCTTTTTCCAGCCATTGGAAACTGAATGGAATTTTTTCCCAGGGACCATCCAGCGTAGGAGCTTTGTAGGCCTGCTTCCAGACACAGCCGATAATATAGGAACCATCTTTGCGTCGGTAGATTTCCGGATTGTGCCCTTCCCCGATCTCTTCGACCACGTGGTAAGGACCCAGCGGCTGAGGGCTGACCGCATGCACAATAACCGAACTCCACCAGGTGTGGTGACCGGATTTTTTTCCGCCGCCTTTTACATTATTTTCCGGCCAGCGGCAGACGAACATATGGTATTTACCGTCATCGCCTTTAACAATATTTCCGCCCCAGTAGGACCATGCTTCATCCTCGATCCCGTTATCCACATCCCGCGGCCGCACATGGTCACCGCCCCAGACATCGTTCCGCAGTTTTCCAACCGTTGGAACCGGCATAAAACGATCAATGAACGCGCCGCCTTCAACCAGTCCATCCGGAATCACGTATTGCGATTTATTAACCTTTGCCGGGGAACAGGAACACAGCGCCACCCCAATCAGTATAAAAAATCTATTCATACAATTCATAGTGAAGGAGGTGCCACTATGCGAATACCTGAAATTGCGAATAAAATATCAGCTATTACGCAATCATGAGCAGTCGAACATCGCACGGTGCCATGCTGATCCGGTTTGCACAGCGTTGCTGCGTGATGAGATCCGCCGCCATTGCTTCATCCGGCAGCAAGACCACACGCGGGTCTTTGCTGATATTGTTCAGGGCAACAATCACCCGGCCGCTTTCTGTATCTTTGTTCACAAACATATTCACCCCGATGGCGTTATGGCCTTCAGCATCTTCGATACGCACCGGCAGCAGCGGCGGAGTGGCAACGGAACGCAGCGCAGTTTCCAGCGGCTTCAGTAAATCCGGCCAGTCGCCTTTTGGAATTGCTGCAAATCCATCCGGCTTCCAAACATTGGAACGCGGAGCCCCATGCTCATTTTTCACAAAACTTTCCTCGCCCCCCACCAGCACCAACCGTCCGCTGAACGATTTAAGCGCATTGAGGCTTTCATCGAGAATGTAAGCCGTGGGAGGCACAATCACCGTCTGTGTTTCAGGATCAAGGCCGTCGATTTTTGAAGGTGTTGTGAAACCGACGGTAAAGTTCAACAGTTTGAGGGCTTCATAAACCTGCTGCATACCGTGGGTATAGGTTTCATCTTGAATGGCGGCTTCTTCGCAATAATAAATCCAGAAATCACGCTGTTCCGGCTGAATGTCCACAATCTGCTGCGCATGGGCATTCAGCTCTTTCATGGTGCGACTGAACGCATCCACCGCAATCGGCTGATTCGAAAGCTCGCCGATATGATCGCCCTGCGGATTCAGCGATCCATCAGTGCGGCGACCCCACAGCCAGGCGTTAATCATTCCCATGCCATGGGTAAATGCCAACCAGAGAGC
This is a stretch of genomic DNA from Pontiella agarivorans. It encodes these proteins:
- a CDS encoding glycoside hydrolase family protein codes for the protein MNRFFILIGVALCSCSPAKVNKSQYVIPDGLVEGGAFIDRFMPVPTVGKLRNDVWGGDHVRPRDVDNGIEDEAWSYWGGNIVKGDDGKYHMFVCRWPENNVKGGGKKSGHHTWWSSVIVHAVSPQPLGPYHVVEEIGEGHNPEIYRRKDGSYIIGCVWKQAYKAPTLDGPWEKIPFSFQWLEKEGNETNRTYVPREDGSVLMINKQGFVFVSDQGDEQFRQVTAESFYPHIPGAHLEDPVVWKDEVQYHLVVNDCYGRVAFYFRSPDGVNWKWAPGHAYDNHVVVHEDGTREAWYKLERPKVLQDEFGRAAYMNFAAIDSKKDDDVANDNHSSKNVVVPLRVPRRLEILNREPITAETEKIRLLIKSEPGFRPLEDVDFESLRFGAPEAVNFGRGCNGIKSSAAGDGLIVTFEGRGHEITADNFTAKLIGRDTHGELLFGYARLP
- a CDS encoding alpha-L-fucosidase: MMRIKWCTAGLAALSISGICAAKEYEPTWESLVNYEAPEWYEDAKLGFWVHWGVYSVPAFMGDHAGEWYGRWMYVREGQSTRHDQGLATARHHRETYGDPGTFGYKDFIPMFKAEHFDADEWADLCVMGGAKFFTMMGAHHDCFCLWDTKLSKWNSVNMGPKRDLVGEVEKAVRKKGLKFGVSNHTAFNVQFFQWNHINGYDAKDPANRDLYGDPIMLEEGLENARVKPEEQTENKGRWAWFARTRDKIRPSPRDVQRWIDRTKELADLYHPDLYYFDWGHRLDEYEPGRREFGAHYYNQAVAWGKGEYGAPGVVLNYKSRWYKPGSAVRDYERGGMDKIGDMVWQTDDCVYDDHNWSYVPGVAIKPTNTIVDQLMDIISKRGVLMLSFAPKADGTFPEDQKKMMRELGGWLKINGEAVYATRPYEVYGEVGNQWFEKDEHGRKKMIATEDDIRFTRNKNNTVLYATLLKWPGNKARIKTLAGVDLSGVKSVTLLGTKGELDWTASDNGMIITLKKQPDYGFAYPIRIAFRNQIASPGPLTIEH